Proteins from one Nitrobacteraceae bacterium AZCC 2146 genomic window:
- a CDS encoding hypothetical protein (product_source=Hypo-rule applied) has protein sequence MRRLAVEWDGGPAGVGGTYPCALGRPWVTVRAYYEALPLRLAGRGTGEGGEIPPDQRVGGSHLYPEERSQRPKSPIAAAGCVNLPAM, from the coding sequence ATGAGGCGTCTTGCGGTGGAATGGGATGGCGGCCCTGCGGGTGTGGGGGGGACGTATCCCTGCGCACTCGGGAGGCCTTGGGTCACCGTCCGGGCCTACTACGAGGCCCTGCCACTCAGGTTGGCTGGACGCGGTACAGGCGAAGGTGGGGAAATCCCGCCGGATCAGCGGGTCGGAGGCTCGCACCTGTACCCGGAAGAACGGTCCCAGCGCCCAAAATCGCCCATAGCAGCCGCAGGCTGCGTAAACTTGCCTGCGATGTA
- a CDS encoding hypothetical protein (product_source=Hypo-rule applied), with protein sequence MNFFLPDPSPVIPGREQRQLRASPESIFSTVVMDSGPAPPVGYADDWRVPE encoded by the coding sequence ATGAATTTTTTTCTTCCCGACCCCTCGCCTGTCATTCCGGGGCGCGAGCAGCGCCAGCTGCGAGCTAGCCCGGAATCCATATTCTCGACGGTGGTTATGGATTCCGGGCCCGCGCCACCCGTCGGCTACGCCGACGACTGGCGCGTCCCGGAATGA